In the Flagellimonas sp. MMG031 genome, one interval contains:
- a CDS encoding SMI1/KNR4 family protein — protein MKSLLSQISDTALKLKDIEFTISQVDNQWLGNEPSSESGISEVEKRLNVEFPSDYKDFLLISNGFAAPNDVEPTFLPIERVDYLKNIDNELIEIWTRDGISETGEELKRSILIGGIDEEQYFLIIPPDSKNQKWRYWKFASWIPGEEEYKSLYNYFEDVSDFLNQQMVTN, from the coding sequence ATGAAAAGCTTACTATCTCAAATATCGGATACGGCATTAAAGTTAAAGGATATTGAGTTCACAATAAGTCAAGTGGATAATCAATGGCTGGGTAATGAGCCATCTAGTGAGTCGGGAATTTCGGAGGTGGAAAAAAGGCTTAATGTTGAATTTCCGAGTGATTACAAAGATTTCTTATTAATCTCGAATGGGTTTGCAGCGCCAAATGATGTTGAACCAACTTTTCTGCCGATAGAAAGAGTTGATTATTTAAAAAATATCGATAACGAACTAATTGAAATTTGGACTAGGGATGGTATATCAGAAACTGGAGAAGAATTAAAGAGGAGCATCCTGATTGGAGGAATTGATGAAGAACAATATTTTCTAATCATTCCGCCCGATTCTAAGAATCAAAAATGGAGGTATTGGAAGTTTGCAAGTTGGATTCCTGGCGAAGAGGAATATAAAAGTCTGTACAATTATTTTGAAGACGTCTCAGATTTTCTGAATCAACAAATGGTAACGAATTAG
- a CDS encoding amino acid carrier protein, giving the protein MDAINEFISSLLPYTEWPMFILLIGGGLFLAFYSKFAPFRYFGHAIAVVSGKYDDKNAKGDVSSFQALSAAVAATVGLGNISGVAIAIHDGGPGVVFWIWMTALLGMGIKFYSGSLAIMYRGTDSEGRMQGGPMFYITQGMGKWAKPMAIFFSICGLFGFLGVFTANQFTEAFMGVVQPHETLLATSEFNWKLGIGFFLAIITSIVIFGGLTKIAKVASAIVPFMVGVYLLAVIFVMASHAGEVFPALKMILVEAWNFDTAVTGGFWGLVIVGVRRAMFSNEAGLGSAPMYHGQSRNDEPAKEGLVAMLGPFIDTILVCTFTAVVIILSGAYLEDGSGIVMTMSAFETTLYGMGDVLLMVIVAAFALSTLFTYSYYGVKSLSFLTNAKIGKWYNVFFVVMIVFAAVASLKLVKNLIDLSYALMVIPNMIAVLYLSPKVNAASKQYFEKRRNGGA; this is encoded by the coding sequence ATGGACGCAATCAACGAGTTTATATCCTCCCTCTTGCCTTATACGGAGTGGCCCATGTTTATCTTGCTAATAGGTGGAGGGCTTTTTTTGGCATTCTATTCCAAATTTGCACCCTTCCGTTATTTTGGACATGCCATTGCCGTGGTTTCCGGTAAGTATGATGACAAAAATGCCAAAGGGGATGTCAGTTCTTTTCAGGCCTTGTCCGCAGCAGTCGCCGCGACGGTCGGATTGGGAAATATCTCTGGGGTGGCCATTGCCATCCACGATGGCGGTCCTGGTGTGGTCTTCTGGATTTGGATGACCGCACTCTTGGGTATGGGAATCAAATTTTACTCGGGCAGTTTGGCCATCATGTACCGCGGTACCGACTCCGAAGGTCGCATGCAGGGAGGCCCTATGTTTTATATCACCCAAGGGATGGGAAAATGGGCAAAGCCCATGGCCATCTTTTTTAGTATCTGCGGACTTTTTGGCTTTTTGGGCGTTTTTACTGCCAATCAATTTACGGAAGCCTTTATGGGCGTGGTGCAACCTCATGAAACACTTTTGGCGACCAGTGAGTTTAACTGGAAGCTCGGCATCGGATTTTTCTTGGCCATCATCACATCGATTGTGATTTTTGGTGGTCTCACCAAAATTGCCAAAGTAGCTTCGGCCATTGTTCCTTTTATGGTAGGAGTATATTTGTTGGCGGTCATATTTGTGATGGCAAGTCACGCAGGGGAGGTTTTCCCCGCTCTCAAAATGATTCTTGTCGAGGCCTGGAACTTCGATACAGCGGTCACTGGCGGATTCTGGGGCTTGGTCATCGTTGGGGTTCGCAGGGCCATGTTCTCCAATGAGGCCGGACTGGGTAGCGCACCCATGTACCACGGGCAATCCCGGAACGACGAACCTGCCAAGGAAGGATTGGTAGCCATGTTGGGTCCATTTATAGATACCATATTGGTATGTACCTTCACCGCGGTGGTGATTATTTTGAGCGGAGCCTATCTGGAAGACGGTAGTGGTATTGTGATGACCATGTCGGCTTTCGAAACTACTCTTTACGGCATGGGAGATGTACTTTTGATGGTGATTGTAGCTGCGTTTGCATTGTCAACCTTGTTTACCTATTCCTACTACGGTGTGAAGAGTTTATCATTTTTGACCAACGCCAAAATCGGAAAATGGTACAATGTGTTCTTTGTAGTGATGATCGTTTTTGCTGCAGTGGCCTCCCTAAAATTGGTCAAAAACTTGATTGATCTCTCTTATGCATTGATGGTAATTCCCAATATGATTGCAGTGTTGTATCTTTCACCCAAGGTGAACGCAGCATCCAAACAATATTTTGAAAAAAGAAGAAACGGTGGCGCATAA
- a CDS encoding N-acetyltransferase, with protein MTIRRARKEDSKVITNILLLAMDTIIYKFIGEDSMDKASCFLVGLVRKEANQYSYENCWVAVSGEEIVGVVNVYKGADFLRLRTPVLYEINKWSQNGFTPEIETEKGELYIDSLGVIPKFQGKGIGSNLLKYLITEYAIKDKKTLGLLVDLDNTGASKLYQRLGFVKVGEKLLCGKKMEHLQLKC; from the coding sequence ATGACGATTAGAAGAGCTAGGAAGGAAGATTCAAAAGTGATTACGAATATTTTATTGCTTGCAATGGATACCATAATTTATAAATTCATTGGGGAGGACTCAATGGACAAGGCAAGTTGTTTTCTGGTAGGTTTGGTTCGAAAAGAGGCAAATCAATATTCATATGAGAATTGTTGGGTTGCAGTTTCCGGTGAGGAGATAGTAGGCGTCGTCAATGTTTATAAAGGCGCCGATTTTCTTAGGTTGAGAACACCTGTGTTATATGAAATAAATAAATGGTCCCAAAATGGTTTTACTCCTGAAATTGAGACGGAAAAAGGTGAACTGTACATTGATAGTTTAGGTGTAATCCCTAAATTTCAAGGAAAGGGCATAGGTTCAAATCTGCTAAAATATTTAATCACTGAATATGCAATTAAAGATAAGAAAACGTTAGGTTTACTGGTGGATTTAGATAATACTGGTGCCAGTAAATTGTATCAGCGATTAGGGTTTGTAAAAGTTGGAGAAAAGCTATTGTGCGGAAAAAAAATGGAGCATCTTCAACTTAAATGTTAG
- a CDS encoding alpha/beta hydrolase-fold protein, translating into MKEYKLILLVSLLSIFRLASATLPDFETISHKSSDTLILKTGVYTHASFKSESRGNVDFNVYLPPTWSKDSSTEYPLIILLHGQNGSEYSFVDALPADSLNHWVKTGAIPEMVVIALRGGENTRDMQWYSDENVNMITSEAEDELRKYCNEKFNSTMDSSKISIIGHSRGVAGALNFAVNYPNKFSSIVSLSYVSDYTIEGLKESVTKNRESIINSSIGIQMYIGNEDRFVLEADRRGSWIINSYLKENGIINKLITIEDTSHDLSELFEYPNGLNYFAFCSKMWKKVKE; encoded by the coding sequence ATGAAAGAGTATAAATTGATACTTCTTGTTTCTTTACTTTCTATTTTCAGGTTAGCCAGTGCAACATTACCTGATTTTGAGACTATTAGTCATAAGTCTTCCGACACATTAATTCTGAAAACGGGCGTTTACACACATGCTTCTTTCAAAAGTGAAAGTAGGGGAAATGTGGATTTCAATGTATATCTACCTCCAACTTGGTCCAAAGATAGTTCAACAGAATATCCATTAATTATATTACTTCATGGTCAAAATGGAAGTGAATATTCCTTTGTTGATGCCCTGCCTGCGGACAGTCTAAACCATTGGGTCAAAACTGGAGCCATACCAGAAATGGTTGTGATTGCTTTAAGAGGAGGAGAAAACACCCGTGATATGCAATGGTACAGCGATGAAAATGTAAATATGATCACAAGCGAAGCAGAAGATGAATTAAGGAAATATTGCAATGAAAAATTCAATAGCACAATGGACAGCTCTAAAATCTCGATAATTGGTCATTCTAGAGGGGTTGCAGGTGCACTTAATTTTGCTGTAAACTATCCCAATAAGTTTTCTTCGATTGTATCCCTTTCCTATGTGAGTGATTATACAATTGAAGGTTTAAAAGAATCGGTTACCAAAAATCGTGAAAGCATTATAAATAGTAGTATCGGGATTCAGATGTACATTGGCAATGAAGATCGATTTGTTCTTGAAGCAGATAGAAGAGGAAGTTGGATAATTAATTCATATTTAAAGGAAAATGGTATTATAAACAAGCTAATAACAATAGAAGACACTTCTCATGATTTATCAGAACTATTCGAGTATCCAAATGGTTTAAATTATTTTGCTTTCTGCTCCAAAATGTGGAAAAAAGTAAAGGAATAA